In Anaerobacillus isosaccharinicus, one genomic interval encodes:
- a CDS encoding methyl-accepting chemotaxis protein, whose amino-acid sequence MAEHLQIIQDRNKLLTKLLWFAFSLGLASNFLSQVPFNGIIAYSVAGILAVGSITFMTFRRLSVQNIQYIVVICFSILIFVMVTTSPKFSNYLMIYVAVAFLTLYHNYRSIAAAAVSGLVLSNYFFWAFRDEMFFGVDYKVFLSMNIMYIVITSVLIAQARIGEKMQKQMDEQHEEMKHGKKKVDQLLKEVTHSVQVISNFSETLKGNISATATISNDITTAFAEVTRGIEAQAASVGEMNESVNNTNDLVASVSKISEQMGGLSSETKDITDKGNAHVVLLSSHMSQVNEVMNAASQLMKELNNQTKQIGAILSSISDISNQTNLLALNAAIEAARAGEHGKGFAVVASEVRKLAEDSQNSTVEISKILTEIKEKTMEVTKQIDAGEQSVSSSILATEKTKENFELILGNTSKVAHQAENVKTMLKKLEQASASIGEEVASVSGVTQHSSSQTEEILAHVEEQHTRIEAIMNSFEELDSLTRQLQCLVDDVKR is encoded by the coding sequence ATGGCCGAACATTTACAAATAATTCAAGATCGCAATAAGCTACTTACTAAATTATTATGGTTTGCGTTTAGTCTTGGGCTTGCTAGTAACTTTTTATCTCAAGTCCCATTTAATGGAATTATTGCTTATAGTGTAGCCGGTATTTTAGCCGTGGGATCAATAACATTTATGACTTTTAGAAGACTTTCAGTGCAGAATATTCAATACATAGTCGTCATTTGTTTTAGTATTCTTATTTTTGTCATGGTAACGACTTCGCCAAAATTTTCAAATTACTTAATGATTTATGTTGCAGTAGCATTTTTGACTCTCTATCATAATTATCGCTCGATTGCAGCAGCAGCAGTTTCTGGATTAGTTTTGTCTAATTACTTTTTTTGGGCTTTTCGGGATGAAATGTTTTTTGGTGTTGATTATAAAGTTTTTTTATCAATGAACATTATGTATATCGTTATTACAAGTGTGTTAATTGCCCAAGCCCGAATTGGGGAAAAGATGCAAAAGCAAATGGATGAACAGCATGAAGAAATGAAACACGGAAAAAAGAAAGTGGACCAACTTTTAAAGGAAGTAACTCACTCAGTTCAAGTCATCTCCAATTTTAGTGAAACATTAAAAGGAAATATTAGTGCAACAGCAACAATCTCTAATGATATTACAACAGCATTTGCTGAAGTAACAAGAGGTATAGAAGCTCAAGCTGCAAGTGTTGGAGAAATGAATGAATCAGTGAATAATACAAATGACCTAGTTGCAAGTGTTTCAAAGATTTCTGAACAAATGGGAGGTCTATCATCTGAAACAAAGGATATAACAGATAAAGGTAATGCTCATGTCGTTTTACTTTCTTCTCATATGTCGCAAGTGAACGAAGTAATGAATGCAGCAAGTCAGTTGATGAAGGAATTAAACAACCAAACAAAGCAAATTGGCGCTATACTTTCGTCTATTAGTGACATTTCTAACCAAACCAATCTATTAGCGTTAAATGCAGCTATTGAAGCTGCGAGGGCTGGAGAGCATGGAAAAGGTTTTGCTGTTGTAGCATCAGAAGTTCGTAAATTAGCAGAGGACTCACAAAACTCTACAGTAGAAATCTCTAAAATTCTAACAGAAATTAAAGAGAAAACAATGGAAGTTACGAAGCAAATTGATGCTGGGGAGCAATCAGTCTCATCTAGTATTTTAGCAACAGAAAAAACGAAAGAGAACTTTGAACTAATCTTAGGAAATACATCGAAGGTTGCTCACCAGGCAGAAAATGTTAAAACAATGTTGAAGAAGCTTGAACAAGCATCTGCTTCAATTGGAGAAGAGGTAGCATCTGTTTCGGGTGTCACACAGCATTCAAGTTCACAAACAGAAGAAATTTTAGCTCATGTTGAAGAACAACACACTCGTATTGAAGCAATTATGAATTCTTTTGAGGAATTAGATAGCTTAACAAGACAGTTACAATGCTTAGTAGACGACGTAAAAAGGTGA
- a CDS encoding thioredoxin family protein has product MEIKLLVTSCINCKLFEKRVLEAVETKGLYVDIEKVDYISDAIKYGVIYMPALVVNGKVVSSGKVLSTEEISRLIH; this is encoded by the coding sequence ATGGAAATAAAGCTTCTAGTAACATCTTGCATAAATTGTAAATTATTTGAAAAGCGAGTTTTAGAGGCTGTGGAGACAAAAGGATTATATGTTGATATTGAAAAAGTTGACTATATTTCAGATGCGATCAAGTATGGTGTCATTTATATGCCAGCCTTAGTAGTCAATGGAAAGGTTGTTTCGAGCGGAAAAGTTTTATCAACAGAAGAAATCTCTCGCTTAATTCATTAA
- a CDS encoding globin-coupled sensor protein — translation MFFTKKFNVEKKVRPFTDSDIQSTERMKQKLSYLQLNNGDLENIKKVDYIIDKFSEDITTRHYEMVEKYANLQGIVDQYSTKERLSKTFVQYLKSIPRSKIDQEFIAGRVKIGDIHSKIRLTPEFYTGSYIRVYEYLIPGIISEYGGQPEQLSDILLSFIKFITLDSQIVLESYQEGNDFKVVSNISSVMELITKINKMKELLAVVDETIMEAEAVAAAAQQLSSSVEEVANNAINVSENAEETIRQANNGQKVIEESLNGFLSMTDDFKDTKDKITSLLQEIQNVTTVVSFIRDVSEQTNLLALNASIEAARAGEHGKGFAVVANEVRKLSEQTNTSVQKITSTIEKIQLEAKVVDQNSDRMATQLEERVDKTRDAINVLDQIITRIEDVGGATSNIAAIAEEQSAATQDITSRINEVLNHVDEIKNVTVETGSTIYDASYKVNELRKEVLKSIPRLSGENLLRVMKTEYETWKWWIYNSMIELHDLQSGDIANLQDSRLATWFNMIKNDKMINSQPTFQTMEKLHNDCFKLAKDALENVRNGRLLQVSSIVDQLDSKIATIHECLDELSMGVGEKKTGKRYHQS, via the coding sequence ATGTTTTTTACAAAAAAATTTAACGTAGAGAAAAAAGTTCGACCATTTACAGATTCAGATATACAATCTACCGAACGAATGAAGCAAAAACTATCATATTTACAGCTAAATAACGGGGATCTCGAAAATATAAAAAAAGTTGACTATATTATCGATAAATTTAGTGAAGATATTACAACTAGACATTATGAGATGGTTGAGAAATATGCTAACTTACAAGGCATTGTTGACCAGTATAGTACAAAAGAGAGATTGTCTAAAACATTTGTCCAATATTTGAAGTCAATTCCAAGATCAAAAATTGATCAAGAATTTATTGCCGGTCGTGTAAAAATAGGTGATATCCATAGTAAAATTCGTTTGACACCAGAATTTTATACTGGTTCATATATCCGTGTTTACGAGTACTTAATACCAGGAATCATCTCTGAATATGGCGGTCAACCAGAACAACTGTCAGATATTTTATTAAGTTTTATAAAGTTTATTACGCTAGACTCTCAAATTGTCCTTGAATCCTATCAAGAAGGCAATGACTTTAAAGTAGTCTCAAATATAAGCTCAGTTATGGAGTTAATTACAAAAATTAATAAAATGAAGGAATTATTAGCAGTGGTTGACGAAACAATTATGGAAGCTGAAGCTGTTGCTGCAGCAGCCCAGCAACTTTCTTCTTCTGTTGAAGAAGTAGCAAACAATGCTATTAATGTTTCTGAAAACGCTGAAGAAACCATTCGTCAAGCAAATAATGGACAAAAAGTAATAGAAGAGTCGTTAAATGGCTTTCTATCAATGACCGATGATTTTAAAGATACAAAAGATAAAATTACTAGTCTCCTTCAAGAAATTCAAAATGTAACGACAGTCGTTTCTTTTATTAGGGATGTGTCAGAACAAACGAACCTACTAGCCCTTAACGCGTCAATAGAGGCTGCTAGAGCAGGTGAGCATGGTAAAGGGTTCGCAGTAGTAGCAAACGAAGTAAGGAAGCTTTCAGAACAAACAAATACTTCTGTACAAAAAATAACTTCTACAATCGAAAAAATTCAACTTGAAGCAAAGGTCGTTGATCAAAATTCCGATCGAATGGCTACTCAACTTGAGGAAAGGGTAGATAAAACACGAGATGCCATAAACGTTTTAGATCAGATTATTACTCGTATTGAAGATGTAGGTGGTGCAACGTCAAATATCGCTGCTATTGCCGAGGAGCAATCTGCTGCCACACAAGATATCACTTCAAGAATAAATGAAGTATTAAATCATGTCGACGAGATTAAAAATGTGACTGTTGAAACTGGTAGTACGATTTATGATGCAAGTTATAAAGTTAATGAGTTGAGGAAGGAAGTCTTAAAGTCAATCCCTCGTTTGAGTGGAGAGAATTTATTACGAGTAATGAAGACGGAGTATGAAACATGGAAATGGTGGATTTATAACTCAATGATTGAGTTACACGACTTACAATCTGGGGATATCGCCAATCTTCAGGATAGTCGTTTAGCAACTTGGTTTAATATGATCAAAAATGATAAGATGATTAATTCTCAACCTACTTTCCAGACAATGGAGAAGTTGCATAATGATTGCTTTAAATTAGCTAAGGATGCACTAGAAAATGTTAGAAATGGTCGGTTATTACAGGTTAGTTCGATTGTTGATCAATTAGATTCAAAGATTGCCACCATTCATGAATGCCTTGATGAGTTAAGCATGGGTGTGGGAGAAAAGAAAACTGGTAAGAGGTATCATCAAAGTTAG
- a CDS encoding KTSC domain-containing protein, translated as METTNFNSPHIQSATYDDITHALYIRFTNGEYYVYYDVMPIDYIGFLSTEDHSWYVTDRLNRKYDMKRLH; from the coding sequence TTGGAAACAACAAATTTTAATTCTCCACATATCCAATCAGCAACATATGATGACATAACCCACGCACTATATATTCGCTTTACCAATGGTGAATATTACGTTTATTATGACGTCATGCCAATTGACTACATCGGTTTTCTTTCAACAGAGGACCATAGCTGGTACGTAACAGACCGCTTAAACCGAAAGTACGACATGAAAAGGCTACACTAA
- a CDS encoding HAD family hydrolase, giving the protein MEQIFSQGQLFVFDLDGTLYEGTDHFDYYAERLLLDVAEENKDGFNRDYQKMKEGNHPVKIGKAYDVERDTVLTLDPFTLKVVKVETWEGIVWSDEKLAEVYHGQLTFDFEKMIAIGDGWWLPFAAAKHYGVKDCHPRYVETKEYMVTELFQLEQIPGVREGLIKLKETKKLVLVTNSDIDDVGRLLKELNLDGVFEHIVTSAKKPSRTVEIFKQLIEQYEVDPEQIVSVGDNFINEIAPAIQMGMKGIYIDPLKGELQHAQLKVVSSLGDCF; this is encoded by the coding sequence ATGGAGCAAATATTTTCACAAGGCCAATTATTTGTATTTGACTTAGATGGAACTTTATATGAAGGAACTGATCATTTTGATTATTATGCAGAACGTCTCTTGTTAGACGTAGCTGAAGAAAACAAAGATGGTTTCAATAGAGATTACCAAAAAATGAAGGAAGGTAATCACCCAGTTAAGATTGGTAAGGCATATGATGTTGAACGTGATACGGTTTTGACATTAGATCCTTTTACGTTAAAGGTTGTCAAAGTAGAAACATGGGAAGGCATAGTTTGGTCTGACGAGAAACTAGCTGAAGTTTATCATGGACAGCTTACCTTTGATTTTGAGAAAATGATTGCAATTGGTGATGGTTGGTGGCTACCGTTTGCTGCGGCTAAGCATTATGGGGTGAAAGATTGTCATCCCCGTTATGTTGAAACAAAAGAATACATGGTTACAGAACTGTTTCAATTAGAACAAATTCCAGGTGTGCGAGAAGGACTAATTAAATTAAAAGAAACAAAAAAGCTGGTTCTTGTTACAAATAGTGATATTGACGATGTTGGACGTCTACTAAAAGAATTGAATTTAGACGGAGTTTTTGAACATATTGTCACTTCGGCTAAGAAACCATCTAGAACTGTAGAGATTTTCAAACAACTAATCGAACAATATGAAGTTGATCCAGAACAAATTGTTTCAGTTGGGGATAACTTTATTAATGAAATTGCTCCAGCAATTCAAATGGGGATGAAAGGTATTTACATTGATCCTCTTAAAGGTGAACTTCAACATGCACAGTTAAAAGTTGTGAGTAGTTTAGGCGATTGCTTTTAA
- the istA gene encoding IS21 family transposase, which translates to MIHYRKILELHDEGISLRGIAASTGHSRQKITEVISLAEKKGLDCPLEEEMTDKWIEEFLFPEKSLEASGRKPLNFDYIHEELAKPNVTLSLLHHEYEAECRASQKIPYSYRSFLRHYSRYADKYKATLRIRRKPGEIMEVDWAGSTSFIIDRDTGEKVKAYIFVATLPCSQFSYAEASLSMDSQSWINAHNSAYKYFGGSTQIVVPDNLKTSVTKHTTRELILNPTYREMAEYYNTVVMPARVRTPKDKASVEGSVGVISTWIIAALRNTHCFSIDELNEEVWKKLDEFNRRPFTRKKGSRLSAFEEEEKFALSPLPIAHFKMSEWKKTKVRPDYHLSIESMFYSVPYEYINREVEVKLSDNLVEIFFNHMRVASHKRLYGKFGQSSTLRDHMPDNHKLYVDQTPETAIEWAESIGASTLSVIRYLLDTSQNEKQALQSIFSLKKSERNYTKYEIERACKMVVSMTKRPTVKSIQTILKNNKKSDAEQELKRQTDISKNNYGFTRGASYYGGTDK; encoded by the coding sequence ATGATTCATTATCGAAAGATATTGGAATTGCACGATGAGGGGATCAGTCTTAGGGGCATTGCCGCCAGTACAGGTCACTCTCGCCAAAAAATAACAGAGGTTATTTCCCTAGCCGAAAAGAAAGGATTAGATTGTCCATTAGAGGAAGAAATGACGGATAAGTGGATTGAGGAATTTCTTTTTCCAGAGAAGAGCTTGGAGGCTTCTGGTCGAAAACCATTGAACTTTGACTATATTCATGAAGAGTTGGCCAAACCTAATGTGACACTTTCGCTTCTGCATCATGAGTATGAAGCTGAATGTCGAGCCAGTCAAAAAATACCGTACTCATACCGTAGTTTTTTGCGGCACTATAGCAGGTACGCTGACAAGTACAAAGCTACATTGCGTATTCGCAGAAAACCAGGTGAAATAATGGAAGTTGACTGGGCAGGTTCCACATCTTTTATCATTGATAGAGATACTGGGGAGAAGGTTAAAGCCTATATTTTCGTTGCGACTTTGCCTTGTAGTCAATTCTCTTATGCGGAAGCAAGCTTATCAATGGATTCACAGTCATGGATTAATGCTCACAATAGTGCGTATAAGTATTTTGGAGGATCTACACAAATTGTTGTACCGGATAACCTAAAAACGAGTGTAACAAAACATACCACACGTGAATTGATTTTGAATCCTACCTACAGAGAAATGGCAGAATACTATAATACAGTCGTTATGCCTGCACGTGTTCGTACTCCGAAAGATAAAGCAAGTGTTGAAGGTTCCGTTGGTGTTATCTCTACATGGATTATAGCAGCATTAAGAAATACACATTGCTTTAGTATTGATGAATTGAACGAGGAAGTTTGGAAGAAATTAGATGAATTCAATCGCCGTCCCTTTACTCGAAAAAAAGGCTCTCGATTGTCAGCATTTGAAGAAGAGGAGAAATTTGCGCTTTCTCCTCTTCCAATCGCACATTTTAAAATGTCTGAATGGAAAAAAACAAAAGTACGCCCTGACTATCATCTTTCTATCGAGAGCATGTTTTATTCTGTGCCGTACGAATATATTAATCGAGAAGTCGAGGTGAAACTTTCCGATAACCTCGTTGAAATCTTTTTTAATCATATGCGTGTGGCATCACATAAACGACTATACGGGAAGTTTGGACAATCTTCCACCCTTCGTGACCACATGCCTGATAATCATAAGTTATACGTGGATCAAACGCCAGAAACTGCAATAGAATGGGCTGAAAGTATTGGTGCATCAACCTTAAGCGTTATTCGCTATCTTTTAGATACTTCGCAAAATGAAAAACAAGCGTTACAGTCTATATTTTCTTTGAAAAAGTCTGAGCGTAATTACACAAAATATGAGATTGAGCGTGCTTGCAAAATGGTAGTTTCTATGACTAAAAGACCTACGGTCAAAAGTATTCAAACGATCTTAAAGAACAACAAAAAAAGTGATGCCGAACAAGAATTGAAACGTCAAACAGATATTAGCAAAAATAATTATGGCTTCACACGTGGAGCTTCTTACTATGGAGGAACGGATAAATGA
- the istB gene encoding IS21-like element helper ATPase IstB, with translation MMNEQTLTKLHELKLSGMAEAYKEQSTNKEFQKLSFEERFSLLVDLEHSRRKSNKLQRLINTATFLNSNACIEDMEYHEDRRLDKNLILKLASGTYIHDSHNIILKGPTGSGKTFLATAFGVSACRQFYNVKYIRLPELLDELSLAKLAADGSYRKLIKKYTKVDLLILDEWLLTDLSTNEAAILLEITESRHKIASTIFCSQIDPSGWHIKLGNETIAEAILDRIIHDSYQILIDGEVSMRERHGLGS, from the coding sequence ATGATGAATGAGCAGACATTAACCAAACTACACGAATTGAAATTAAGTGGAATGGCGGAAGCCTATAAGGAACAATCAACTAATAAAGAGTTTCAAAAGTTGAGTTTCGAAGAACGCTTTAGTTTACTTGTCGATTTAGAACATTCCCGTCGTAAGAGTAATAAGCTTCAACGCTTGATCAATACAGCCACTTTTTTAAACTCAAATGCTTGTATCGAAGATATGGAATATCACGAAGACCGAAGATTAGATAAAAATTTGATATTAAAACTGGCCAGCGGTACCTATATCCATGACAGTCACAATATCATATTGAAAGGACCTACTGGTTCGGGAAAAACATTTTTAGCAACTGCCTTTGGAGTATCTGCTTGTCGACAATTCTATAATGTTAAATACATTCGCTTACCGGAATTATTAGATGAACTGTCTCTCGCAAAATTAGCTGCAGATGGAAGCTATCGAAAATTGATTAAAAAGTATACGAAAGTAGATCTACTCATCCTTGATGAATGGTTACTAACAGATTTATCAACGAATGAAGCAGCAATTCTATTAGAAATCACAGAATCTCGTCATAAGATAGCTTCGACTATTTTCTGTTCACAAATTGACCCTAGTGGTTGGCATATAAAATTGGGGAATGAAACAATTGCGGAGGCTATTCTAGATCGTATTATCCATGATTCATATCAAATTCTAATAGACGGAGAAGTATCTATGCGTGAGCGTCATGGATTAGGTAGCTAA
- the ald gene encoding alanine dehydrogenase, producing the protein MIIGVPKEIKNNENRVAITPAGVLSFISSGHEVFIETDAGVGSGFTNEDYIEAGATILETASDVWGKADMVMKVKEPLASEYDYFREGLILFTYLHLAAEPELAKALTSKGVIAIAYETVEVNRTLPLLTPMSEVAGRMASQIGAQFLEKPKGGKGILLAGVPGVKRAKVTVIGGGVVGTNAAKIAMGLGADVTIIDLSPDRLRYLDDIFGSSINTLMSNPLNIADAVRESDLVIGAVLIPGAKAPKLVSEEVIKTMAPGSVIVDVAIDQGGIFETVDRITTHSEPTYEKHGVVHYAVANMPGAVPRTSTIALTNVTIPYALQIANKGVYTAVTENKALELGVNVANGSITYEVVARDLGYDYVPVQEALHIRI; encoded by the coding sequence ATGATTATTGGAGTACCTAAAGAGATAAAAAACAATGAAAATCGTGTTGCTATTACCCCAGCGGGAGTTCTTTCTTTTATTAGTTCAGGTCATGAAGTTTTTATTGAAACTGATGCCGGTGTTGGAAGCGGTTTCACAAATGAAGACTATATTGAAGCAGGAGCGACAATTTTAGAAACTGCTTCTGATGTTTGGGGCAAAGCCGACATGGTAATGAAGGTAAAAGAACCTCTTGCGTCAGAGTATGATTATTTTAGAGAAGGTTTGATTTTATTTACATACTTACACTTAGCTGCTGAGCCTGAACTAGCAAAAGCGTTAACTAGCAAAGGCGTTATCGCAATTGCCTATGAAACAGTAGAAGTTAACCGAACATTACCTCTACTTACTCCAATGAGCGAAGTTGCAGGCCGCATGGCTTCACAAATTGGCGCTCAATTTTTAGAAAAACCTAAAGGTGGTAAAGGAATTTTACTAGCTGGAGTTCCTGGTGTTAAAAGGGCAAAGGTTACAGTTATCGGTGGTGGAGTTGTAGGTACAAACGCAGCAAAAATCGCAATGGGACTTGGTGCTGATGTAACAATTATCGATTTAAGTCCTGATCGCTTACGTTACCTTGATGATATCTTTGGAAGCAGCATCAATACACTTATGTCTAATCCTTTAAATATTGCGGATGCTGTCCGAGAATCTGACCTAGTGATTGGCGCTGTTCTTATTCCTGGAGCAAAAGCACCAAAACTGGTTTCAGAAGAAGTGATTAAGACAATGGCTCCTGGGTCAGTTATTGTTGACGTTGCTATCGACCAAGGTGGTATCTTTGAAACAGTTGACCGCATAACAACTCATAGTGAGCCAACGTATGAGAAGCATGGGGTTGTTCATTATGCGGTAGCCAACATGCCTGGAGCAGTTCCACGCACATCAACTATTGCATTAACAAACGTTACAATTCCATACGCATTACAAATTGCCAATAAAGGTGTTTACACGGCAGTAACAGAAAACAAAGCATTAGAACTTGGTGTAAACGTAGCAAATGGTTCAATTACTTATGAGGTAGTTGCAAGAGACTTAGGTTATGATTACGTTCCTGTTCAAGAAGCTCTCCATATCCGTATCTAA
- a CDS encoding GGDEF and EAL domain-containing protein: MKNETHNQHEHVEPSNLLCNLNDFFQQFGVGNCPDGALKLKQIIDRFCYILGQSVNIFITEPNGKIIYSKDQSILVEKLIDEGYLTDGLLNIKWENSGKRPQVIEKMVASEEIELSTRDGKAYFYRSYTSPIFKDEEEISHFIIIYQDITNVKEAEIKLKRMYNCDQLTQLPNRHCFEEDILLQLESYKMSQNKFAIFFLDLDRFKFFNDSLGHTVGDDLIVSISDKLVKLETDSIALYRFGGDEFTFIQKNITSDKQIHDFAAKIIDLFKKPFRVHENDLMITSSIGISTYPDSSTSFKELIECADTAMHYAKERGKGTYQIFSENMNTSYSEKLKVEAQLRIALEKREFFLNYQPQIDLKSKTIIGVEALIRWINPELGFVPPNEFIPLAEDTGLIDQIGEWVLFTACQQIKKWQDEKGLFIRVGINISPKQFQRPDFVSKVERVLAETGLEAKYVDLEITENGLMQNRYDCLNTLERLKELGLKISIDDFGTGYSSLSYLKRFPIDTLKIDQSFVRDLMNDHNDQAIVTSIINLAHNMKLNVIAEGVETVEIVNFLNEHHCDEMQGFLYSKPLPSSEFEVFLTKLKQHETKLILK, translated from the coding sequence ATGAAAAATGAAACCCACAATCAACACGAGCATGTAGAGCCTTCTAATTTGTTATGTAATTTAAATGATTTTTTTCAACAATTTGGAGTAGGAAATTGTCCCGATGGAGCCCTGAAATTAAAGCAAATTATTGATCGGTTTTGCTACATTTTAGGGCAATCGGTTAATATTTTTATTACTGAACCTAATGGAAAGATTATCTATTCAAAAGATCAGAGTATCTTGGTAGAAAAGCTTATTGACGAAGGATATTTGACTGACGGTCTGTTAAATATCAAATGGGAGAATTCAGGGAAACGTCCTCAAGTAATTGAAAAAATGGTAGCTAGTGAAGAGATAGAATTATCTACTAGAGATGGAAAAGCGTATTTCTATCGTTCTTATACCTCACCAATTTTTAAAGATGAAGAAGAAATAAGTCACTTCATCATCATTTATCAAGATATTACGAATGTAAAAGAAGCTGAAATCAAGCTAAAAAGGATGTACAACTGTGATCAGTTAACACAACTACCAAACAGACATTGCTTTGAAGAAGATATCTTACTGCAATTAGAGAGCTATAAAATGAGTCAGAATAAATTTGCTATATTTTTTCTAGATTTAGATCGATTTAAGTTTTTTAATGACTCACTTGGGCACACGGTCGGCGATGATTTAATCGTTAGCATTAGTGATAAACTAGTTAAGCTCGAAACTGATTCTATAGCTTTGTATCGTTTTGGTGGCGATGAATTTACATTTATACAAAAAAACATTACATCAGATAAGCAAATACATGACTTTGCTGCAAAAATAATAGACCTGTTTAAAAAACCATTCAGGGTGCACGAGAATGATCTAATGATCACTTCGAGTATCGGGATTAGTACTTATCCTGATTCTTCTACTAGCTTTAAAGAATTAATCGAATGCGCCGATACAGCTATGCACTATGCAAAAGAACGTGGGAAAGGTACCTATCAAATTTTTTCTGAAAATATGAATACATCTTACTCAGAAAAATTAAAAGTAGAAGCTCAACTTCGTATTGCATTAGAAAAAAGGGAATTTTTCTTAAACTATCAACCGCAAATTGATTTAAAAAGCAAAACAATAATCGGTGTTGAAGCGCTAATTCGCTGGATAAACCCTGAATTAGGATTTGTGCCACCAAATGAATTTATCCCGCTAGCGGAAGATACAGGTTTAATTGATCAAATTGGAGAATGGGTTTTATTTACAGCTTGTCAGCAAATAAAGAAATGGCAAGATGAAAAAGGATTATTCATTCGCGTAGGTATTAATATTTCTCCAAAGCAATTTCAAAGACCTGACTTTGTTAGTAAAGTGGAGAGGGTTTTAGCAGAAACAGGCTTAGAAGCAAAGTATGTAGATTTAGAAATTACAGAGAATGGTTTAATGCAAAATCGCTACGATTGTTTAAATACATTAGAGCGATTAAAGGAACTAGGTTTAAAAATATCAATTGATGATTTTGGGACAGGTTATTCATCTTTAAGTTACCTAAAACGTTTTCCAATCGACACATTAAAAATTGATCAGTCCTTTGTAAGAGATTTAATGAATGATCATAATGACCAAGCCATTGTTACATCGATCATTAATTTAGCACATAATATGAAGTTGAACGTAATTGCTGAAGGCGTAGAAACAGTTGAAATTGTTAACTTTCTAAATGAGCATCATTGCGATGAAATGCAAGGGTTCTTATACAGCAAACCTCTACCTTCAAGTGAATTTGAGGTATTCTTAACAAAACTTAAACAACACGAAACTAAATTAATATTGAAATAA
- a CDS encoding YrzI family small protein: protein MVFNIFFLTITISKRLFSKADIERAYKAQISEELVEKNKQRCIATQRVI from the coding sequence ATGGTCTTTAATATATTCTTTTTAACCATAACCATTTCAAAGCGACTATTTTCGAAAGCTGACATTGAACGTGCGTATAAAGCACAAATCAGTGAAGAGCTTGTTGAGAAAAACAAACAGCGCTGTATAGCAACACAGCGAGTTATATAA
- the yidC gene encoding membrane protein insertase YidC — translation MNSKIQLLTSAIPKKAFFSFLLVLSIFALTGCGMEASPITAESPGFFNHFLVYPFSWLLIKTAVLFGNNYGLSIIAVTIFIRLTLLPLMIKQSKSMKALQGIQPKLNVLKEKYTATDEKTQKKLQEETLKLFQSEGVNPLGSGCLPVLIQMPILLAFYYAISRTEELARHSFLWFDLGAPDPFYVLPVLAALMTFLQLKVSAATQQTANNQLAIFNNIMPIMILVFAINFPSALSLYWVIGGVFGIAQTYFLNQNRSSSVQEVVKN, via the coding sequence ATGAATTCAAAAATCCAATTGCTCACGTCAGCTATACCTAAAAAGGCTTTTTTTTCTTTTTTACTGGTACTTTCTATTTTTGCTTTAACAGGTTGTGGAATGGAAGCTTCACCAATAACCGCAGAAAGCCCGGGTTTCTTTAATCACTTTCTTGTGTATCCATTTTCATGGTTACTTATAAAAACAGCGGTATTATTTGGAAATAATTATGGGCTTTCCATTATCGCTGTAACTATTTTTATTCGACTCACGCTTCTCCCATTAATGATTAAGCAGTCGAAAAGCATGAAGGCATTACAGGGGATACAACCAAAACTTAATGTCTTAAAGGAGAAATATACAGCAACTGATGAAAAGACACAAAAAAAACTTCAAGAAGAAACTCTTAAATTGTTTCAATCAGAGGGTGTTAACCCACTAGGCAGTGGCTGTTTACCAGTCTTAATACAAATGCCAATTCTACTTGCTTTTTATTATGCGATCAGTCGCACAGAGGAATTAGCAAGACATTCGTTCCTTTGGTTTGATCTAGGTGCACCTGATCCTTTTTATGTCTTACCAGTTTTAGCTGCATTAATGACGTTTTTACAACTCAAAGTATCGGCAGCTACGCAACAAACTGCAAATAATCAGTTAGCTATTTTCAATAATATCATGCCAATTATGATTTTAGTATTCGCGATAAATTTTCCATCTGCGCTATCACTTTACTGGGTGATTGGAGGCGTTTTTGGAATTGCTCAAACGTATTTTCTAAATCAAAATCGCTCTTCGAGTGTGCAAGAAGTTGTAAAAAATTAG